From a single Osmerus mordax isolate fOsmMor3 chromosome 14, fOsmMor3.pri, whole genome shotgun sequence genomic region:
- the si:ch211-241b2.5 gene encoding programmed cell death 1 ligand 1, whose protein sequence is MDGLFLFILMSLLWQTISALFTVEVEQGSYQAQYQGKVTMGCMFQPGTGDLTVVWQRVSPGKNLEVYRLEHGKEDLETQDPSFSGRTRLVMEDLASGWARLEITHLGINDSGTYQCLLEMGGADYKQTELSVKASYKAIIQTLERSTKGGELELGCQSVGYPLASVTWMDGTFQELPSNVTSVRTPEQLFQVTSKLKVQSSVMNNYTCVFEERNMLNTRSARFIIPDDILDPSRNSNPPIIVIVIPCLVVAGLIITIILYYSRQKGSRRDTKHIFVTAEEGTSDATMGVEPMENLRKVLRTNCTESSTNEEAREHLAVFCEKACCGTPQQSL, encoded by the exons ATGGACGGGCTATTTCTATTCATTTTAATGTCACTTCTATGGCAGACTATCTCAG CATTGTTCACAGTGGAGGTGGAGCAAGGGTCATATCAGGCCCAGTACCAGGGTAAGGTCACAATGGGCTGCATGTTCCAGCCTGGGACTGGTGACTTGACAGTGGTCTGGCAACGGGTAAGCCCCGGTAAAAACCTGGAAGTGTATCGTCTGGAACATGGAAAGGAGGACCTGGAGACCCAGGATCCGTCGTTTAGTGGGCGGACGAGGCTGGTGATGGAGGACCTGGCGAGTGGGTGGGCCAGGCTGGAGATCACCCATCTAGGCATCAACGACTCTGGGACGTACCAGTGCCTGTTGGAGATGGGGGGAGCAGATTATAAACAGACTGAGCTATCTGTCAAAG CGTCTTATAAGGCGATCATCCAAACCTTGGAGAGGTCAACGAAGGGTGGGGAGCTGGAGCTTGGATGCCAGTCGGTGGGCTACCCTCTGGCCTCTGTCACCTGGATGGACGGAACCTTCCAGGAGCTTCCATCCAACGTGACCTCAGTCAGGACACCGGAACAGCTGTTCCAGGTCACTAGCAAGTTGAAGGTCCAATCCTCTGTCATGAATAACTACACCTGTGTGTTCGAGGAGAGGAATATGCTGAACACCCGCTCTGCCAGATTTATTATACCAG ATGATATACTGGACCCTTCTAGAAACTCCAACCCTCCCATTATAGTGATAGTGATTCCTTGTTTGGTTGTAGCTGGACTCATTATCACAATCATCCTGTACTACAGTAGACAGAAAG gttcaAGGAGGGACACCAAACATATATTTGTAACTGCTGAGGAGGGCACATCTGATGCAACAA tgggtGTGGAACCGATGGAGAACCTGAGGAAGGTCCTGAGAACGAactgcactgagagttccaccAACGAGGAGGCGAGAGAACACCTCGCTGTGTTCTGTGAGAAGGCGTGTTGTGGTACTCCACAACAGAGCTTGTGA
- the ric1 gene encoding LOW QUALITY PROTEIN: guanine nucleotide exchange factor subunit RIC1 (The sequence of the model RefSeq protein was modified relative to this genomic sequence to represent the inferred CDS: deleted 1 base in 1 codon): MYFLTGWPRRLLCPLKSEEEPFHIQPSSQRFYFAVLSETQLSIWFSRPSVLVVSYIESSKAASQFGFYQQAEWKPDDSMVAVAAANGYVLLFDVIGGGEDRYLYEPVYPKGSPRVKVTPGYKEEQCAPALSLEMKKPVDLEAPITSLQSLQEDLLVSTADGYLHILHWDGVSNGRKAINLCTVPFSLDLQSARGGPSLDLEGAYIRDMEYCVTLDGFAVVLDDGRLGFITSLASTITADQLQGVWAADVTDGMCVAVNNKYRLMAFGCTSGSVLVYMIDTTTGSMQLSHKLELTAKHYPDSYNKTGAVKLIRWSPDCSVVMVTWECGGLSLWSVFGAHLICTLGEDFTYQSDGTKKDPIKISSMSWGAEGYHLWVIPTRGAGPGEESGEGEEMSAAPPPSQQAGILQFPFIKSALTVNPCTSNQEHVLLHGEDRLLLTCGDPTQAASASEHPHPHPQDSSPPHQTPPAPSPSSLSQGLSTLLGHKHWHVVQIHSTYLESNWPIRFAAIDTAGQCMAVAGRRGFAHYSLHTRKWKLFGNITQEQSMTVTGGLSWWNDFLVVACYNFIDRQEELRLYLRSSNLDNAFASTTKLHCDSLLLNVFRDMVILFRADCCICLYRLERRQDGPNLWASVELLQEVSMTRYIPHPALVVSVTLTSVRTETGISLKAPQQAGMAESIMLNLAGQLIMLQRDRSGPQVRDKETPPNHEKLLPFCPPVVLAQCVENVWTTCRSNRKKRHLLEALWLSCGEAGMKVWLPLFPRDHRKPHSFLSRRIMLPFHINIYPLAVLFEDALVLGASNETVPYDGLQGRRAPLEALFPYCTVERTSQIYLHHILRQLLVRNLGEQALLLAQSCASLPYFPHVMELMVHVVLEEEATSREPIPDPLLPTVAKFITEFPLFLQTIVHCARKTEYALWNYLFAAVGNPKDLFEECLMAQDLDTAASYLIILQNMEVPAVSRQHATLLFNTALEHGKWDLCRNMIRFLKAIGSGEMETPPPTPTTQEPSSTGGFEFFRNRSISLSQSADGLAAGKFSLQKTYSMPSGPCAKGADRWSKEESAENMYIDMMLWRHARHLLEQVRLKDLGCFSAQLGFELIGWLCRERTRVARVDDFVTALKRLHRDFLWPFPVIPACSLSSPLKNGRCRGVLSSRLLKSQSADSLVNSDMDTAPPQSARPNHAWAEPKETDSSSSHSPQTHEAFLSPLMGKAEDCSIGSATDLTETSSVVDGDWTMVDENLTSLFLSQAELEHISMELANKGPHKSQVQLRYLLHVFMEAGCLEWCVVIGLILREASVIQQVIGFLDSPEVPAETVQGVRSGLLAVDAWASTDCLGYKPFLSLIRPQLQQLMEVVVEQVQPEVFQPANPSKLGAEGGIPTPRAAEDSLIRGGASGLGMALPSMDPPGAFPRPAEDRPLEEQVEQVNEEGAYDCTLS, translated from the exons ATGTATTTTTTAACTGGCTGGCCGCGGAGGCTACTTTGTCCGCTAAAAAGTGAAGAAGAGCCGTTTCATATTCAACCAAGCTCACAGAGGTTTTACTTTGCAGTGCTATCGGAGACACAACTCAGCATTTGGTTCAGTCGG ccCAGTGTTCTGGTCGTCAGCTACATCGAGTCGTCCAAGGCGGCATCCCAGTTTGGATTCTACCAGCAGGCAGAATGGAAACCAGACGACTCCATGGTGGCTGTGGCT gctgcCAATGGATACGTCCTCCTGTTTGATGTgattggaggaggggaggaccggTATCTCTACGAACCAGTCTACCCCAA AGGAAGTCCCCGTGTCAAGGTCACCCCAGGCTACAAGGAGGAGCAGTGTGCCCCAGCACTCAGTCTGGAGATGAAGAAACCTGTGGACCTGGAGGCTCCCATCACCAg tctGCAGTCTCTCCAGGAGGACCTGCTGGTGTCCACGGCAGACGGCTATCTCCACATCCTCCACTGGGACGGGGTCTCGAACGGCAGGAAGGCCATCAACCTCTGTACGGTGCCCTTCTCCCTGGACCTGCAGTCTGCCAGag gcggTCCTTCTCTGGACCTGGAGGGTGCGTACATCAGAGACATGGAGTACTGTGTGACTCTGGACGGCTTCGCG GTGGTGCTGGACGACGGGAGGCTAGGCTTCATCACCTCACTGGCCAGCACCATCACTGCTGAT CAGCTGCAGGGCGTGTGGGCAGCAGATGTGACTGATGGGATGTGTGTGGCCGTCAACAACAAGTACAGACTCATGGCCTTCGGCTGCAccag tGGGTCAGTGTTAGTGTACATGATTGACACCACTACAGGATCCATGCAACTGTCTCACAAACTGGAGCTCACCGCCAAACACTACCCAG ACTCGTACAACAAGACTGGCGCGGTCAAATTGATCCGCTGGTCGCCTGACTGCAGCGTAGTCATGGTGACCTGGGAGTGTGGCGGCCTGTCACTGTGGAGCGTGTTCGGAGCTCACCTCATCTGTACGCTGGGGGAGGACTTCAc GTATCAATCAGACGGAACGAAGAAAGACCCTATTAAGATCAGCTCTATG AgctggggggcagagggctACCACCTGTGGGTGATCCCTaccaggggggcggggcctggggaggagtcgggggagggggaggagatgtctgcggccccgcccccctcccagcaggCAGGCATCCTGCAGTTCCCCTTCATCAAGAGCGCCCTGACTGTTAACCCCTGCAcg AGTAACCAGGAGCATGTGCTGCTGCACGGAGAAGACCGCCTCCTCCTGACCTGCGGTGACCCCACGCAGGCTGCCAGCGCCTCcgagcacccccacccccacccgcaggacagcagccccccccaccagaccccccccgccccctccccgtcATCGCTCTCTCAGGGACTCAGCACTTTACTGGGACACAAGCACTGGCATGTTGTCCAG ATCCACAGCACATACCTAGAGAGCAACTGGCCCATACGG tttgcagcGATCGACACGGCGGGCCAGTGCATGGCGGTGGCAGGGAGGCGGGGCTTTGCACATTACTCCCTCCACACCAGGAAGTGGAAGCTGTTTGGAAACATCACTCAG gagcaGAGCATGACGGTGACTGGAGGGCTGTCCTGGTGGAACGACTTTCTTGTTGTTGCCTGTTACAACTTCATCGACCGGCAGGAGGAG ttgAGACTGTACCTGCGGTCGTCTAACCTGGACAACGCCTTCGCCTCCACCACCAAGCTGCACTGTGACTCCCTGCTGCTCAACGTGTTCCGGGACATGGTGATCCTCTTCAGAGCCGACTGCTGCATCTGCCTGtacaggctggagaggaggcaggacgg tcctaACCTGTGGGCCAGTGTGGAGCTGCTGCAGGAGGTGTCCATGACGCGCTACatccctcaccctgccctggtGGTGTCTGTCACCCTCACCTCCGTACGCACCGAGACCGGCATCTCTCTCAAGGCCccacagcag GCTGGCATGGCTGAGAGCATCATGTTGAACCTGGCTGGCCAGCTCATCATGTTGCAGAGGGACCGGTCTGGACCCCAGGTACGAGACAAGGAGACCCCCCccaaccacgagaagctg CTCCCGTTCTGCCCCCCGGTGGTCCTGGCCCAGTGCGTGGAGAACGTGTGGACCACGTGCCGCAGCAACCGCAAGAAGCGCCACCTGCTGGAGGCGCTGTGGCTGTCGTGCGGCGAGGCGGGCATGAAGGTGTGGCTGCCGCTGTTCCCCCGCGACCACCGCAAGCCGCACTCCTTCCTGTCGCGGCGCATCATGCTGCCGTTCCACATCAACATCTACCCGCTGGCCGTGCTGTTCGAGGACGCGCTCGTCCTGGGCGCCAGCAACGAGACAGTGCCGTACGACGGGCTGCAGGGCCGGCGGGCGCCCCTGGAGGCGCTGTTCCCCTACTGCACGGTGGAGCGCACCTCCCAGATCTACCTGCACCACATCCTGAGGCAGCTGCTGGTGAGGAACCTGGGCGAGCAGGCCCTGCTGCTGGCCCAGTCCTGCGCCTCGCTGCCCTACTTCCCCCACGTCATGGAGCTCATGGTCCACgtggtcctggaggaggaggccacgTCGCGGGAGCCCATCCCCGACCCCCTGCTGCCCACCGTGGCCAAGTTCATCACCGAGTTCCCCCTATTCCTCCAGACCATCGTGCACTGCGCCCGCAAGACCGAGTACGCGCTCTGGAACTACTTATTTGCCGCCGTCGGCAACCCCAAAGACCTGTTTGAGGAGTGTCTGATGGCGCAGGACCTCGACACGGCCGCCTCCTATCTCATCATCCTGCAG AACATGGAGGTTCCTGCCGTGAGCCGGCAGCACGCCACGCTGCTCTTCAACACGGCGCTGGAGCACGGCAAGTGGGACCTCTGCCGTAACATGATCCGCTTCCTCAAGGCCATTGGCTCGGGGGAGATGGAGACCCCGCCCCCGACGCCCACCACTCAG gagcCCAGCTCTACAGGAGGGTTTGAGTTCTTTCGTAACCGCAGCATCAGTCTGTCTCAGTCAGCTGACGGCCTCGCCGCCGGCAAGTTCAGCCTGCAGAAGACCTACAGCATGCCCTCAGGACCCTGCGCTaaagg ggctgatAGGTGGAGCAAGGAGGAGAGTGCGGAGAACATGTACATAGACATGATGTTGTGGCGCCACGCCCGCCACCTGCTTGAGCAGGTGCGCCTCAAAGACCTGGGCTGCTTCTCCGCCCAGCTGGGCTTcgagctgattggctggctgtgcCGCGAGCGCACGCGCGTGGCCCGCGTCGACGACTTTGTCACCGCCCTCAAGCGCCTGCACAGGGACTTCCTGTGGCCGTTTCCGGTCATCCCGGCGTGCTCTCTGAGCTCGCCGCTCAAGAACGGACGCTGCcgcgggg TCCTGAGCTCGCGCTTGCTGAAGTCCCAGTCGGCCGACAGCCTGGTGAACAGTGACATGGACACGGCGCCCCCACAGTCCGCGCGGCCCAACCACGCCTGGGCGGAGCCTAAGGAGACGGactccagctcctcccacagCCCCCAGACACACGAGGCCTTCCTGTCGCCGCTAATGGGTAAAG cggaGGATTGCAGTATCGGCTCTGCTACAGACCTGACAGAGACCAGCTCAGTGGTGGATGGGGATTGGACGATGGTGGATGAGAACCTGACGTCCCTGTTCCTCAGCCAGGCGGAGCTAGAACACATCTCCATGGAGCTGGCCAATAAGGGCCCTCACAAGTCCCAGGTGCAGCTCAG GTACCTCCTGCATGTCTTCATGGAGGCGGGGTGTCTGGAGTGGTGTGTTGTGATTGGTCTGATCCTACGCGAAGCCAGCGTGATCCAGCAGGTGATTGGCTTCCTGGACAGTCCTGAGGTTCCTGCCGAGACCGTCCAGGGAGTCCGCAGCGGTCTGCTGGCCGTAGATGCCTGGGCCTCCACTGATtg CCTGGGCTACAAGCCCTTCCTCAGCCTCATCCGGCCCCAGCTGCAGCAGctgatggaggtggtggtggagcaggTGCAGCCGGAGGTCTTCCAGCCCGCCAACCCCTCCAAGCTGGGGGCGGAAGGGGGGATCCCGACCCCCCGGGCGGCAGAGGACAGCCTGATTCGAGGGGGGGCCTCCGGCCTGGGCATGGCCCTCCCCTCCATGGACCCCCCCGGAGCCTTCCCCAGACCAGCCGAGGACAGGcccctggaggagcaggtggagcaGGTTAACGAGGAGGGGGCCTATGACTGCACCCTGTCCTGA